From the Streptomyces sp. Tu 2975 genome, one window contains:
- a CDS encoding DUF4244 domain-containing protein, producing the protein MWQAMRVRLTALRRRMRADDGMTTSEYAMGTIAACAFAAVLYKIVTSGTVSGALEAVIGKALDAQF; encoded by the coding sequence ATGTGGCAAGCGATGCGGGTTCGGCTGACCGCGCTGAGGCGCAGGATGCGCGCCGACGACGGAATGACCACATCCGAGTACGCGATGGGAACGATCGCCGCGTGCGCGTTCGCGGCGGTCCTCTACAAGATCGTCACCAGCGGCACGGTATCGGGAGCGCTGGAAGCCGTGATCGGGAAGGCGCTCGATGCGCAGTTCTGA
- a CDS encoding type II secretion system F family protein, whose amino-acid sequence MSGEVLHRLGTTVAVLAAVTCLGFLAAAKRREGKARTRGMALLRAGPEVRSRRLDFKRWAKPCVAPLGVAAAGWFLVGGPAGGAVGLVAALGVRRWQEGRQRRTGVGTLGADARREAARQLPLAADLMASCLSAGAGPREAAEAVGESLGGPVGARLARTAAQLRLGAEPAPAWGCFGEIQGAEPLARCLERADSTGAPAADPVSRLAERFRAERARAVAGRGRRAQVLITAPVGLCFLPAFLAVGVAPVVIGLAGGLLRGS is encoded by the coding sequence ATGAGCGGCGAAGTCCTCCACAGGCTGGGGACGACGGTGGCCGTTCTCGCCGCTGTGACCTGCCTCGGCTTCCTGGCGGCGGCGAAGCGGAGAGAAGGCAAGGCGCGTACGAGGGGCATGGCATTGCTGCGGGCGGGGCCCGAAGTCCGCAGCAGGCGCCTTGACTTCAAACGATGGGCCAAGCCCTGCGTGGCGCCGCTGGGTGTGGCCGCCGCCGGCTGGTTCCTGGTCGGCGGACCCGCGGGCGGCGCAGTGGGACTTGTCGCTGCCTTGGGAGTGCGCCGATGGCAGGAGGGCCGTCAACGGCGGACCGGCGTCGGCACGCTTGGGGCCGACGCCCGTAGGGAGGCGGCGCGCCAGTTGCCGCTCGCGGCCGACCTGATGGCCTCGTGCCTATCCGCCGGAGCGGGCCCGCGGGAGGCGGCGGAGGCGGTCGGCGAGTCGCTGGGAGGCCCCGTCGGTGCCCGCCTCGCACGGACTGCCGCACAGCTCCGGCTCGGTGCCGAACCGGCGCCTGCGTGGGGCTGCTTCGGGGAGATACAGGGCGCGGAGCCGCTGGCGCGCTGTTTGGAGCGGGCCGACTCCACCGGAGCGCCCGCCGCGGATCCGGTGTCCCGGCTCGCGGAGCGATTCCGTGCGGAGCGTGCCCGCGCCGTGGCCGGCCGGGGACGCAGGGCGCAGGTGCTGATCACGGCACCGGTGGGGCTGTGCTTCCTGCCCGCCTTCCTCGCGGTCGGCGTGGCGCCCGTGGTGATCGGGCTGGCGGGCGGGCTCCTACGCGGCAGCTGA
- a CDS encoding type II secretion system F family protein yields the protein MCAAALCLIAAAWLLTGGQEQALRRARLLFAGQGAVAVPPWWSGERLLPVIRFRKEWLCLPAGAVAAVAGESPLPLAAGAVAVPLVRRWLRARERRRDEERRAQGVIGLCGATAGELRAGLQPAQALLFAVGASDVLGDAEAEVLAAARFGGDVPEALRTAARQPGAEGLAGVAACWRVAVDSGAGLAAGLDRLEAALRAEMDQREELKAQLAGAWSTIVLLALLPVAGLAMGWALGADPLHVLFHSPAGIACLVIGALLETAGLCWAGRIVRAGEEA from the coding sequence ATGTGCGCGGCGGCTCTGTGCCTGATCGCGGCCGCTTGGCTGCTGACCGGCGGGCAGGAGCAGGCGCTGCGGAGGGCGCGCTTGCTGTTCGCGGGCCAAGGGGCGGTGGCGGTGCCGCCGTGGTGGTCGGGGGAGCGGCTGCTGCCCGTGATCAGGTTCCGCAAGGAGTGGTTGTGCCTGCCCGCGGGAGCTGTGGCGGCCGTCGCCGGTGAATCTCCGCTGCCGCTGGCAGCGGGAGCCGTCGCCGTGCCGTTGGTGCGGCGGTGGCTGCGGGCCCGGGAGCGCAGGAGGGACGAGGAACGGCGGGCCCAGGGCGTCATCGGTCTGTGCGGGGCGACGGCCGGGGAGCTGAGAGCGGGACTGCAGCCGGCACAGGCACTGCTCTTCGCCGTGGGGGCGTCGGACGTCCTCGGCGACGCGGAAGCCGAGGTGCTGGCGGCGGCGAGGTTCGGCGGAGACGTGCCCGAGGCGTTGCGGACGGCGGCACGGCAGCCGGGTGCGGAAGGGTTGGCCGGGGTGGCGGCGTGCTGGCGGGTCGCTGTGGACAGCGGTGCCGGTTTGGCAGCCGGGTTGGACCGTCTGGAAGCCGCCCTGCGCGCGGAGATGGATCAACGGGAGGAGTTGAAGGCGCAGTTGGCAGGCGCTTGGTCGACCATCGTGCTGCTTGCGCTGCTGCCGGTCGCGGGTCTGGCCATGGGCTGGGCTCTCGGGGCCGATCCGCTGCATGTGCTGTTCCACAGCCCCGCAGGTATCGCCTGTCTGGTCATCGGAGCGCTGCTGGAGACAGCGGGGCTGTGCTGGGCCGGACGCATCGTACGTGCCGGAGAAGAGGCATGA
- a CDS encoding TadA family conjugal transfer-associated ATPase: MSSGLLEAVRQRLAESGAEPTPARVAAALRAQGRLLGDAEVLGGTERLRCELVGTGPLEPLLADPSVTDVLVSAPDRVWVDRGRGLELTEVTFADAASVRRLAQRLAAVAERRLDDARPWVDARLPDGTRMHAVIPPVAVGSTCLSLRVVRPRAFSVGELVTAGTVPPGGDRLLRALIEARLSFLISGGTGSGKTTLLSTLLGMVGDRERIVLAEDSAELRPEHPHVVRLESRTANQEGAGRVTLRDLVRQALRMRPDRLVVGEVRGAEVTELLAALNTGHEGGCGTVHANAAADVPARLEALGTAAGLDRAALHSQLAAALAVVIHLVRDGAGRRRLAEIHVLERDAAGLVVTVPALRWAKGAFARDAGWERLRALVGDAL; encoded by the coding sequence ATGAGCTCCGGACTGTTGGAGGCGGTTCGGCAGCGCCTCGCGGAGAGCGGTGCGGAGCCCACGCCGGCCCGCGTGGCCGCGGCGCTGCGGGCGCAGGGCCGGCTGCTGGGCGACGCCGAAGTGCTGGGTGGCACGGAGCGGTTGCGCTGCGAGCTGGTGGGCACGGGGCCGCTGGAGCCGCTGCTGGCCGACCCGTCGGTCACGGACGTGCTGGTTTCCGCGCCCGACCGGGTCTGGGTGGACCGGGGCAGGGGCCTTGAACTCACCGAGGTGACCTTCGCGGACGCGGCGTCGGTGCGCAGACTGGCCCAGCGGCTCGCGGCAGTGGCCGAGCGGCGGCTGGACGACGCCCGTCCATGGGTGGACGCCCGTCTGCCCGACGGAACACGGATGCATGCCGTGATCCCTCCCGTGGCAGTCGGCTCGACGTGCCTTTCGCTGCGCGTCGTGCGGCCCCGCGCGTTCTCCGTCGGGGAGTTGGTCACCGCCGGCACGGTGCCACCCGGCGGGGACAGGCTGCTGCGGGCGCTGATCGAGGCCCGGCTCTCGTTCCTGATCAGCGGCGGGACCGGTTCGGGGAAGACGACGCTGCTCAGCACTCTTCTGGGGATGGTCGGGGACCGGGAGCGCATCGTCCTGGCCGAGGACTCGGCCGAATTGAGACCCGAGCATCCGCATGTGGTGCGGCTGGAGTCGCGCACGGCGAACCAGGAGGGCGCGGGGCGCGTGACCTTGAGGGACCTGGTGAGGCAGGCGCTGCGTATGCGCCCCGACCGGCTGGTGGTCGGCGAGGTCCGGGGAGCGGAGGTGACCGAACTCCTGGCGGCTCTCAATACAGGCCATGAAGGTGGCTGCGGCACTGTCCATGCGAACGCGGCTGCGGACGTGCCGGCTCGGCTCGAGGCGCTGGGCACCGCGGCCGGACTCGACCGGGCCGCGCTGCACAGCCAGTTGGCCGCTGCTCTCGCGGTCGTGATCCACCTCGTGCGGGACGGGGCAGGCAGGCGGCGGCTGGCGGAGATCCATGTGCTGGAGCGGGACGCTGCGGGACTGGTGGTGACGGTGCCGGCCCTGAGATGGGCGAAGGGGGCGTTCGCGAGGGACGCCGGCTGGGAGCGGCTGCGGGCCCTGGTCGGTGATGCGCTGTGA
- the ssd gene encoding septum site-determining protein Ssd — MAGSITSDRPRAAEERPCGPLIVTEDIELLDDLLRLCAAAGAEPEVHHSPPERKGGWEGAPLVLVGDDAAARCRGASRRRGVFLVGKDQDDPEVWRRAVEIGADCVLRLPDAESWLVDRIADVAEGVGRQALTVGVIGGRGGAGASTLATALAVTAARGGRRTMLVDGDPLGGGLDVLLGGEHTEGRRWPDFAASKGRVAGGALEESLPELHALRVLSWDRGDSVVIPPQAMRSVLAAARRRGGVVVVDLPRRVDEGVAEALAQLDLGLLVVPGELRAVAAANRVASAVGMVLADLRVVCRGPYAPGLDEQWVAAALGLPLAGELPTEPGLAAAQTSGAPPGGSGRGPLVRFCTAFWERVLVGEGVA, encoded by the coding sequence GTGGCCGGATCCATCACATCGGACCGCCCGCGCGCCGCGGAGGAGCGGCCTTGCGGGCCCTTGATCGTCACCGAGGACATCGAGCTGCTCGATGATCTGCTGCGGTTGTGTGCCGCAGCGGGTGCCGAGCCGGAGGTCCACCATTCGCCGCCGGAGCGGAAGGGCGGTTGGGAGGGCGCGCCGCTCGTCCTCGTCGGCGACGATGCCGCCGCACGCTGCCGCGGAGCCTCGCGCAGGCGCGGGGTGTTCCTGGTGGGCAAGGACCAGGACGACCCGGAGGTCTGGCGGCGAGCCGTGGAGATCGGGGCCGACTGCGTGCTGCGGCTCCCGGACGCGGAGAGCTGGCTGGTCGACCGGATCGCGGACGTCGCCGAAGGCGTCGGGCGTCAGGCGCTGACCGTGGGCGTGATCGGCGGCCGTGGCGGCGCGGGGGCATCGACCCTGGCCACCGCTCTCGCGGTGACGGCCGCCCGCGGCGGGCGGCGCACGATGCTCGTCGACGGCGATCCGCTCGGCGGGGGACTCGACGTGCTGCTCGGAGGCGAGCACACGGAAGGCAGGCGATGGCCGGATTTCGCCGCTTCGAAGGGCCGAGTCGCCGGCGGTGCGCTGGAGGAGTCGCTGCCCGAGCTGCATGCGCTGCGCGTGCTCAGCTGGGACCGCGGCGATTCCGTCGTCATCCCCCCGCAGGCCATGAGGTCCGTCCTGGCGGCCGCCCGCCGACGGGGCGGAGTGGTGGTCGTCGACCTGCCCCGGCGCGTCGACGAGGGCGTGGCGGAGGCCTTGGCACAGCTCGATCTCGGTCTGCTCGTCGTGCCGGGCGAGCTGCGGGCGGTCGCCGCCGCGAACAGGGTGGCCTCCGCGGTGGGCATGGTTCTGGCGGACCTGCGGGTGGTGTGCCGCGGTCCTTACGCGCCGGGGTTGGACGAGCAGTGGGTGGCGGCCGCGCTCGGACTGCCGCTCGCCGGTGAACTGCCGACAGAGCCCGGACTGGCGGCCGCGCAGACCTCCGGAGCGCCACCGGGCGGCAGCGGCCGTGGACCGCTGGTCAGGTTCTGCACCGCTTTCTGGGAGCGCGTACTGGTGGGGGAGGGCGTCGCATGA
- a CDS encoding HAD-IB family hydrolase, with protein MLCLVENHSLPRTAAFFDLDKTVIAKSSTLTFSKSFYQGGLINRRAVLRTAYAQFVFLAGGADHDQMERMREYLSMLCKGWNVQQVKEIVAETLHDLIDPIIYDEAASLIEEHHAAGRDVVIVSTSGAEVVEPIGELLGADRVVATRMVVGDDGCFTGEVGYYAYGPTKAEAIRELAESEGYDLSRSYAYSDSVTDVPMLAAVGHPYAVNPGRGLRREAVLRDWPILDFNRPVRLKQRLPGFSMTPRPALIAMAAVGAAAATAGLVWYASRRRTAAAAQAATG; from the coding sequence ATGCTCTGCCTCGTGGAAAACCACTCCTTGCCGCGCACAGCCGCCTTCTTTGACCTGGACAAGACGGTCATTGCGAAGTCATCGACCCTGACCTTCAGCAAGTCCTTCTACCAAGGCGGGCTGATCAACCGGCGCGCCGTACTGCGTACCGCCTATGCCCAGTTCGTTTTTCTCGCCGGCGGTGCCGACCACGACCAGATGGAGCGGATGCGCGAGTACCTCTCCATGCTCTGCAAAGGCTGGAACGTCCAGCAGGTCAAGGAGATCGTCGCCGAGACGCTCCACGACCTCATCGACCCGATCATCTACGACGAGGCCGCCTCACTCATCGAGGAGCATCACGCCGCCGGCCGAGACGTTGTGATCGTCTCCACCTCCGGCGCCGAGGTCGTCGAGCCGATCGGCGAACTGCTCGGCGCGGACCGGGTGGTGGCCACCCGCATGGTGGTCGGCGACGACGGCTGCTTCACCGGCGAGGTCGGCTACTACGCCTACGGACCCACCAAGGCGGAGGCGATCCGGGAACTCGCCGAGTCGGAGGGGTACGACCTGTCGCGCAGCTACGCGTACAGCGACTCGGTCACCGACGTCCCCATGCTCGCGGCCGTCGGGCATCCGTACGCGGTGAACCCGGGGCGCGGGCTGCGCCGGGAGGCGGTCCTGCGGGACTGGCCGATTCTCGACTTCAACCGTCCGGTGCGGTTGAAGCAGCGACTGCCCGGCTTCTCGATGACACCGCGGCCTGCCCTGATCGCGATGGCCGCCGTGGGGGCGGCGGCGGCCACGGCCGGGCTCGTCTGGTACGCCAGCCGCCGGCGGACCGCCGCGGCCGCACAGGCTGCCACCGGCTGA
- a CDS encoding oxidoreductase encodes MSTNASSADPLAALGALPGVADSVDSVRKAVDRVYGHRVMRRRSNEITSEAALRGARGSAALSGADWALEEVRRRTDFGSEAEARTVGAALRLTAEAGQLLSIWRQSPLRVLARLHLVAAGRAVDDDTVGRPRLPGETVDEPLINAPLPDVAEVTGRLDGLAELIIAGTDAPALVTAAVVHGELLALRPFGSYNGLVARAAERIVLIGSGLDPKSICPAEVGHAEQGRAAYVAAFEAYLTGTPEGLAAWIAHCARAVELGVRESTAVCEALQRGAA; translated from the coding sequence ATGAGTACGAACGCCTCGTCGGCCGATCCCCTCGCCGCCCTCGGTGCCCTGCCGGGCGTTGCCGACTCCGTTGATTCCGTGCGGAAGGCCGTCGACAGGGTCTACGGGCACCGGGTCATGCGCCGACGCAGCAACGAGATCACTTCCGAGGCCGCCCTGCGCGGAGCGCGTGGTTCGGCCGCGCTGTCCGGGGCGGACTGGGCGCTGGAAGAGGTGCGCAGGCGTACCGACTTCGGCAGCGAGGCGGAGGCGCGCACCGTCGGCGCCGCCCTGCGGCTCACGGCGGAAGCGGGGCAGCTGCTCTCCATCTGGCGGCAGTCGCCGCTGCGCGTCCTCGCCCGGCTGCACCTGGTCGCGGCCGGCCGCGCGGTCGACGACGACACGGTCGGACGACCGCGACTGCCCGGCGAGACGGTGGACGAGCCGCTGATCAACGCGCCGCTGCCGGACGTCGCCGAGGTGACGGGCCGGCTGGACGGCCTGGCGGAGCTGATCATCGCAGGCACCGACGCGCCTGCCCTGGTCACGGCTGCGGTGGTGCACGGCGAGCTCCTGGCCCTGCGGCCCTTCGGCTCGTACAACGGGCTGGTCGCCAGGGCGGCCGAGCGGATCGTGCTCATCGGCAGCGGGCTCGACCCGAAGTCGATCTGCCCGGCCGAGGTGGGCCATGCCGAGCAGGGCAGGGCCGCCTATGTCGCCGCCTTCGAGGCGTATCTGACCGGGACGCCGGAGGGGCTGGCCGCGTGGATCGCCCACTGTGCCCGCGCGGTGGAACTCGGCGTCAGGGAGTCGACCGCGGTGTGCGAGGCGCTTCAGCGCGGTGCTGCCTGA
- a CDS encoding ATP-binding protein, which yields MKIAFVGKGGSGKTTLSSLFIRHLAANEADVIAVDADINQHLGAALGLDEAEAGALPAMGAHLPLIKDYLRGSNPRIASADTMIKTTPPGEGSRLLRVVEDNPVYDACARTVRLDDGDIRLMATGPFTESDLGVSCYHSKVGAVELCLNHLVDGPEEYVVVDMTAGSDSFASGMFTRFDMTFLVAEPTLKGVSVYRQYREYARDFGVALKVVGNKVQGPDDIAFLKEEVGDDLLVTMGHSNWVRAMEKGRPPAFELLEADNRMALQSLQNAAEDSYAARDWERYTRQMVHFHLKNAESWGNARTGADLAAQVDPSFMLGEHIPVAQPR from the coding sequence ATGAAGATCGCTTTCGTAGGGAAGGGCGGCAGCGGCAAGACGACCCTGTCCTCCCTCTTCATTCGTCACCTGGCCGCCAACGAGGCCGACGTCATCGCGGTTGACGCCGACATCAACCAGCATCTCGGGGCCGCGCTCGGCCTCGACGAGGCAGAGGCGGGGGCGCTGCCTGCGATGGGCGCCCATCTGCCGCTGATCAAGGACTACCTGCGGGGTTCCAACCCCCGCATCGCCTCGGCCGACACGATGATCAAAACCACCCCTCCCGGCGAGGGATCGCGACTGTTGCGCGTCGTCGAGGACAACCCGGTGTACGACGCGTGCGCCCGCACGGTCCGGCTCGACGACGGCGACATCCGATTGATGGCGACCGGCCCCTTCACCGAGTCGGATCTCGGTGTCTCCTGCTACCACTCCAAAGTCGGAGCCGTCGAGCTCTGTCTGAACCACCTCGTGGACGGCCCGGAGGAGTACGTGGTGGTCGACATGACCGCAGGCTCCGACTCGTTCGCCTCCGGGATGTTCACCCGCTTCGACATGACGTTCCTGGTGGCCGAACCCACCCTCAAGGGCGTTTCCGTGTACCGCCAGTACAGGGAGTACGCGCGCGACTTCGGTGTGGCCCTGAAGGTCGTGGGAAATAAGGTGCAGGGTCCGGACGACATCGCGTTCCTCAAGGAGGAAGTGGGCGACGACCTGCTCGTCACCATGGGGCACTCCAACTGGGTACGCGCCATGGAGAAGGGACGTCCGCCCGCCTTCGAGCTGCTGGAGGCGGACAATCGCATGGCCCTGCAGAGCCTGCAGAACGCGGCGGAGGACTCTTATGCGGCTCGCGACTGGGAGCGCTACACACGGCAGATGGTGCACTTCCATCTGAAGAATGCCGAGAGCTGGGGGAACGCCAGGACGGGAGCCGACCTGGCGGCGCAGGTGGATCCCTCGTTCATGCTCGGCGAGCACATCCCTGTGGCGCAGCCCCGCTGA
- the nhaA gene encoding Na+/H+ antiporter NhaA, translating to MAAPSPTPRKVLGRLSLPERNYVADALRTETVGGVLLLLAAVTALIWANTPLAGSYTAVSDFHIGPAALGLDLSIEHWAADGLLAIFFFVAGIELKRELVAGELRDPKAAALPVIAALCGMVMPALVYLVVAVAGGGSTAGWAVPTATDIAFALAVLAVIGTSLPSALRAFLLTLAVVDDLFAILIIAVFFTDDLNFAALGGAFVGLTVFWLLLRKGVRGWYVYVPLALVVWGLMYNSGVHATIAGVAMGLMLRCGRREGEEQSPGEHIEHLVRPLSAGVAVPLFALFSAGVAVTGESLTDVFTKPETLGVVLGLVVGKALGIFGGTWLAARFTKAELNEDLAWPDVLALATLAGIGFTVSLLIGELAFTGDATLTDEVKASVLMGSLIAAILAAVLLKLRVRVYQALAAEEERDEDMSGIPDIYEQDDPAYHLRMAAIYEEKAAEHRRKAEAAGVSSDGGDSPA from the coding sequence GTGGCCGCGCCCAGCCCCACTCCCCGCAAGGTCCTCGGACGCCTCTCCCTGCCGGAGCGGAACTACGTCGCGGACGCTCTGCGCACCGAGACGGTCGGCGGAGTGCTTCTGCTGCTCGCCGCAGTCACCGCGCTGATCTGGGCGAACACCCCGCTGGCCGGCAGCTACACCGCGGTGAGCGACTTCCACATCGGGCCCGCGGCGCTGGGCCTCGACCTGTCGATCGAACACTGGGCGGCCGACGGCCTGCTCGCGATCTTCTTCTTCGTCGCCGGCATCGAGCTCAAGCGTGAGTTGGTCGCGGGCGAGCTGCGCGACCCGAAGGCCGCCGCCCTGCCCGTGATCGCCGCGCTCTGCGGCATGGTGATGCCGGCGCTCGTCTACCTCGTCGTCGCCGTCGCCGGTGGCGGTTCCACCGCAGGATGGGCCGTCCCGACCGCCACCGACATCGCGTTCGCGCTGGCCGTACTCGCCGTCATCGGAACCTCGTTGCCGTCGGCACTCCGCGCCTTCCTGTTGACCCTCGCGGTCGTCGACGACCTGTTCGCGATCCTGATCATCGCGGTCTTCTTCACGGACGACCTCAATTTCGCGGCCCTGGGCGGGGCCTTCGTGGGCCTCACCGTCTTCTGGCTGCTGCTGCGCAAGGGAGTTCGCGGCTGGTACGTGTACGTGCCCCTGGCGCTCGTCGTGTGGGGGCTGATGTACAACAGCGGTGTCCACGCCACCATTGCCGGTGTGGCGATGGGTCTGATGTTGCGCTGCGGCAGGCGCGAGGGCGAGGAGCAATCGCCGGGCGAGCACATCGAGCATCTCGTGCGACCGCTGTCCGCCGGCGTCGCCGTACCGCTGTTCGCACTGTTCTCCGCCGGTGTGGCCGTCACCGGCGAGTCCCTCACCGATGTCTTCACCAAGCCGGAGACCCTCGGTGTCGTCCTCGGTCTGGTGGTCGGCAAAGCGCTCGGCATCTTCGGCGGCACCTGGCTGGCCGCACGCTTCACCAAGGCCGAACTCAACGAGGACCTCGCCTGGCCCGACGTCCTGGCGCTCGCGACGCTGGCCGGCATCGGCTTCACCGTCTCCCTGCTCATCGGCGAGCTCGCGTTCACCGGCGACGCGACGCTGACGGACGAGGTCAAGGCCTCGGTCCTGATGGGCTCGCTGATCGCCGCGATACTCGCCGCTGTTCTGCTCAAGCTCCGGGTACGCGTCTACCAGGCGCTGGCGGCCGAGGAGGAGCGCGACGAGGACATGTCCGGCATCCCTGACATCTACGAGCAGGACGACCCGGCGTACCACCTGAGGATGGCCGCTATCTACGAGGAGAAGGCGGCGGAGCACCGCAGAAAGGCGGAAGCGGCCGGGGTGTCGAGCGATGGCGGCGACAGTCCGGCATGA
- a CDS encoding phage holin family protein, which produces MSDPGNTTANAVGADRSLGQLVASATAEMSALVHDEIALAKAQLRQDAKKAGVGGAAFTAAGAVLIFSLPMLSFALAYFIHMWSGGWHLAYCFLLSFAANIIVAGLLALIGVMFVKKAKRGKGPQKTVASAKETAAVLGNAKPHPRRVELTKTSGSTASDRVSDKVSA; this is translated from the coding sequence ATGAGCGACCCCGGCAACACCACAGCGAACGCTGTCGGCGCCGACCGCAGTCTCGGCCAGCTGGTCGCCTCGGCGACCGCCGAGATGTCCGCGCTCGTACACGACGAGATCGCGTTGGCAAAGGCCCAGTTGCGGCAGGACGCGAAGAAGGCCGGGGTCGGGGGCGCCGCGTTCACCGCGGCCGGCGCGGTGCTGATCTTCTCGCTGCCGATGCTGAGCTTCGCGCTCGCCTACTTCATCCACATGTGGAGCGGTGGCTGGCATCTGGCGTACTGCTTCCTGCTCTCGTTCGCGGCCAACATCATCGTGGCCGGTCTCCTTGCCCTGATCGGCGTGATGTTCGTCAAGAAGGCGAAGAGGGGCAAGGGCCCGCAGAAGACGGTCGCCTCCGCCAAGGAGACGGCCGCCGTGCTGGGCAATGCCAAGCCGCATCCCCGCCGTGTGGAACTGACCAAGACTTCCGGTAGCACGGCGTCGGACCGGGTTTCGGACAAGGTTTCGGCGTGA
- a CDS encoding alpha/beta hydrolase produces the protein MTVPDSGPGSFAALGSPARLDGPWTHRDVAANGARFHIAEMGDGPLVMLLHGFPQFWWTWRHQLTALADAGYRAVAMDLRGVGGSDRTPRGYDPANLALDITGVVRSLGEPDAALVGHDLGGYLAWTAAVMRPKLVRRLAVSSMPHPRRWRSAMLSDFAQSRAGSYVWGFQRPWIPERQLVADDAALVGELLESWSGPKPLEEEAVDVYRRAMCIPSTAHCSIEPYRWMVRSLARPDGIQFNRRMKRPVRVPTLHLHGSLDPAMRTRSAAGSGEYVEAPYRWRLFDGLGHFPHEEDPVAFSNELISWLKDPEPDR, from the coding sequence ATGACGGTCCCTGATTCCGGCCCCGGCAGTTTCGCCGCACTCGGCAGCCCCGCACGCCTCGACGGTCCCTGGACCCACCGCGACGTGGCCGCCAACGGTGCCCGCTTCCATATCGCCGAGATGGGTGACGGACCGCTGGTGATGCTGCTGCACGGCTTTCCGCAGTTCTGGTGGACATGGCGGCATCAGCTCACCGCACTCGCCGACGCGGGGTACCGGGCCGTGGCGATGGACCTGCGCGGCGTCGGCGGCAGCGACCGGACGCCGCGCGGCTACGACCCCGCCAATCTGGCGCTCGACATCACCGGTGTCGTGCGGTCGCTGGGTGAGCCCGACGCGGCGCTGGTGGGGCACGACCTGGGCGGTTATCTGGCGTGGACGGCGGCGGTGATGCGGCCGAAGCTGGTGCGCCGGCTCGCGGTCTCCTCGATGCCCCATCCCCGGCGGTGGCGCTCGGCGATGCTCTCCGACTTCGCGCAGAGCCGCGCGGGTTCCTACGTGTGGGGCTTCCAGCGGCCGTGGATCCCGGAGCGGCAACTGGTGGCGGACGACGCGGCCTTGGTCGGCGAGCTGCTCGAGAGCTGGTCCGGGCCGAAGCCTCTCGAGGAAGAGGCCGTCGACGTCTACCGGCGGGCCATGTGCATCCCGTCGACGGCGCACTGCTCGATCGAGCCCTACCGGTGGATGGTGCGTTCGCTGGCCCGGCCCGACGGGATCCAGTTCAACCGCAGGATGAAGCGTCCGGTGCGGGTTCCCACTCTGCATCTGCACGGTTCCCTCGATCCGGCGATGCGGACACGGAGTGCGGCCGGCTCCGGTGAGTACGTCGAAGCACCGTACCGGTGGCGGCTGTTCGACGGTCTCGGCCACTTCCCGCACGAAGAGGATCCGGTGGCGTTCTCGAACGAGCTGATCAGCTGGCTCAAGGACCCGGAGCCCGACCGCTAG